A genomic segment from Chrysemys picta bellii isolate R12L10 chromosome 11, ASM1138683v2, whole genome shotgun sequence encodes:
- the LOC135974360 gene encoding uncharacterized protein LOC135974360, producing the protein MQSSPAVMAVQSGNRKRAPAWTDREVLDLIAVWGDESVLSELRSKRRNAKIYEKISKDMAERGYSRDATQCRVKIKELRQGYQKTKEANGRSGSHPQTSRFYEALHSILGAAATTTPPVTVDSEDGILSTAGSSDMLGDGEDEEGDEEGEAVGSSHNADFPDSQDLFITLTEIPYEASPAITPDTESGEGSATPSATVSQPSLESHSQRLARIRRRKKRTREDMFSELMASSQAQAAQQTQWRENLTRMHQANMDREERWRQEDQQATQTLLGLLREQTDTLRRLVDVLQERRQEDRAPLQSISNRPPPPPSPIPTSPKVQRRRGGRVPANSHSTPAESSSSRRLSFPKI; encoded by the exons atgcagagctctccagcagtgatggccgtgcagtctgggaatagaaagagagccccagcatggactgatcgtgaagtcttggatctcatcgctgtgtggggcgatgagtccgtgctttccgagctgcgatccaaaagaaggaatgcaaagatctacgagaagatctctaaagacatggcagagagaggatacagccgggatgcaacgcagtgccgcgtgaaaatcaaggagctgagacaaggctaccagaagaccaaagaggcaaacggacgctccggatcccatccccagacatcccgtttctacgaggcactgcattccatcctcggtgctgccgccaccactaccccaccagtgaccgtggactctgaggatgggatactgtccacggccggttcctcagacatgttaggggacggggaagatgaggaaggagatgaggagggcgaggcagttggcagctctcacaacgctgatttccccgacagccaggatctcttcatcacccttacagagatcccctacgaagcgtccccagccattaccccggacacagaatctggtgaaggatcagcca ccccgtctgcgactgtctcacaacctagcctggaatcacactcccagaggctagcgcggattaggcgtaggaagaagaggacacgggaggacatgttctctgagcttatggcctcttcccaagcccaggcagcacagcagacccagtggcgggagaacttgacccgaatgcaccaagccaacatggatcgggaggagaggtggcggcaggaagaccagcaggcgactcaaacgctgcttggactactgagggagcaaacggacacgctccggcgccttgtggatgttctgcaggaacggaggcaggaggacagagccccgctgcagtccatctctaaccgccctcccccgccaccaagtcccatacccacctcacccaaagtgcaaagaaggagaggcggcagagtccctgctaactctcactccacccctgcagagagctctagtagcagaaggctctcatttcccaaaatttga